Part of the Zea mays cultivar B73 chromosome 4, Zm-B73-REFERENCE-NAM-5.0, whole genome shotgun sequence genome is shown below.
gaacacgtggttcatgcacctttggtatgttgcacctgcattcctcaagccaaatggcatagtagtgtagcaatacatgccaaaaggtgtgatgaaagaagtcgcgagctggtcggactctttcatcttgatttggtgataacctgaataggcgtcgaggaatgacagggtttcgcacccagcagtggagttcacaatttgatcgatgcgaggcagagggtagggaaccttcggacatgctttgtttagaccagtgtagtctacgcacatcctccacttcccacctttatttttcacaagcacagggttggctaaccattcgggatggaatacctctttgatgaaccctgcagccatcagcttatggatttcctcgcctatggctctgcgcttttcttcgtcgaaacggcgcagaggctgcttcacgggtcgggcaccgactcggatgtccagtgagtgctcggcgacatcccacggtatgcctggcatgtccgaggaactccacgcaaagacttcggcgttcgcgcggagaaagtcgacgagcactgcttcctatttagggtcgagctcggaggcgatccggacttgcttgtaggcgtcgttgctggggtcgagaggaacGGACTTAActgcctcagctggttcgaagttgccagcgtggcacttcgcatcaggcacctctttggagaggcactccaggtcggcgatgagggcctcagactcggcgagggcctcagcgtactccacgcaccccatgtcacattcgtacgcgtgtcggtacgtggatccgacggtgatgacgccgttggggcctggcatcttgagcttgaggtaggtgtagttggggacggccatgaacttggcgtagcacagtctccctagcaccgcgtggtaggttcctcgaaacccgatcacctcgaacgtgagggtttcctttcagaagttggagggagttccgaagcagacgggcaaatcgagttgcccaaggggcaggacgcgcttcccggggatgatcccgtgaaagggcgccgcaccagccctgatcgtggacaaatcgatctccaagagcccgagggtctcggcgtagatgatgttgaggctgctgcctccgtccatgaggaccttggtgagcctgacgttgccgatgacgggatcgacaacgagcgggtactttcccgggctcggcacgcagtcggggtggtcgccttggtcgaaggtgatgggcttgtcggaccaatctaggtagactggtgccgccacctttaccgcgcagacctcccggtgctcctgcttgcggtgctgagccgaggcgttcgccacttgcccaccgtagatcatgaagcagccgtggacctcggggaactcctctgccttgtcgccctccttcttgtcgttgtcttggcctttgccaccttccaccgggggcccagccttatggaagtagcgccgaagcatgacacattcctcaagggtgtgcttgacgggaccctggtgataggggcacgactccttgagcatcttgtcgaacaggttggcccctccaggaggcttccaagggttcctgtgttcgacagcagcgacaagatctgcgtcggcggcgtcgcgcttcgcttgcgacttctttttcgccttcttcttcgtgccccgctgggcggacgccttagggacgtcttcctgttggcgcccctgaggctgcttgtccttccggaagatagcttcgaccgccttttgaccagaggcgaacttggtggcgatgtccatcaactcgctcgccttggtgggagtcttgcgacccagtttgctcaccaggtcgcggcaagtggtgccggcgaggaacgccccgatgacatccgagtcggtgatgttgggcagctcggtgtgctgcttcgaaaaccgtcggatgtactctcgcagggattcccctggctgctggcggcaacttcggagatcccaggagttcccagggcgcacgtgtgTGCCCAGGAAGTTcccagcgaaagccttgaccaggtcgtcccagttggagatctgcgcgggaggcagatgctccagccaggcttgggcggcgtcggagaggaacagggggaggttgcggatgatgaggttgtcatcgtccgtccctcccagctggcaggccagccggtagtccgcaagccacaactccggccttgtttcccccgagtacttggtgatggtagtcggggcccggaaccgggtcaggaacggcgcccgtcgtatggcccggcagaaggcttgcagacctggtggctcgggcgaggggctccgatcctcctcgctgtcgtagcgtcccccacgcctggggtggtagcctcggcgcaccttctcgtcaagtcgggctcgacggtcgcggcggtggtgctcgttgccgaggcaacccggggctacaggcgtcgcgtcccgcgtgcgcccggtatggaccgaggcctcccgcatgagtcgggaagtcgttgcgcgatgctccggggggcacccttgccttcgggaggcagagctttcggcccgtcggaccgcgacatcctccagaagattcttgagttctccctggatacgccgcccctcggtggtggatggctccggcattgctcggagtagtattgccgctgcagccaaatTTTggtcgaccccgctggaggccggcagCCTTGCGCTGGCATCGTcgacgatacggcgctggacgtcttgggcctgatgacgcgcttctccggtgagtgctcagcctgcccactcctgctcgatgttttgccgaagctgcacaagttgccctgcttcctcgtcgagcttggcctgcatctcgcggatttgctcgagctatgtgtcctgaccccccgcagggactgggaccacagctagctcccgcaggatgtcaacgcgaggcgcaggcccagggagatcgtcatcctccggcataccgaggtggttgccttcgtcgtgaccccctagatcgacgtggaaacattcgcgacttgggccacaaccctcgtcgtcaaggttgtggccatcatcTGAGCAATCGGAGTGGCAGTAGTCACATgtagtcatgaagtctcgcatggcactaggagcgtggagcccggagaaatcccaaccagagtcgggctcgtcttatTCCTCGGAACACGGgggtccgtaggttgagacggcagtcagtcggtcccaggttgaccacatatggtaccccggaaggttaggatatgcctttacgaaagcgctcaccgaagcggggtcgcttggtggatcgaagttgaatctaaaaggcacagggtggaaaacggacggtacctcttgatcgatggacggcgacgaagtcgcgtcggggacggactgcaccgttatctcaggtacgaggctaacgcctagcaagcccttcgcgagtgtgctggcgtcatctgcccgcttggggttggcacattgcggggaaacgacatccgtcgttgtctcaggcgcgaggacaacgcccgacatgtcccccgctggggtgccggcgtcgccaactcgctcgacagccgacgaggtgccgcctcctgcatggccacggttgccccgtctcctccttctGTGGCGAGGAGGGTGACGAGGCaagcccggatgctgctcttccgccacggggggaagacgttgtcgagttcgccgccgccgggcgagctgacgaccgtcgtggtcgctgtcgcgctgcggggggaggagtaccatgtcgtagccacCGTCGAGGGACAAGAACTCAAGACtctcgaagcggagcaccgtcccgggctgaagaagttgctgaaggctccccatctggaactcaacgggaaattgttcgttaacacgcagcaggcccctacctggcgcgccaactgtcggcgtttcgaccccggggggtacctggactgacgagtaaatttgtcgctgcgtgtcccagcccatatgggttggcgcaagatggaacacaagtggggaaaacgcggctcgtgttatactgcgccagggggatgcgctcgtagtaggCGTTACAAGCGCTCGCGAGAGAGAGTGAccctgttcgtcagctcgttctcccgcgcgaccctcccgcatgaaggccctggaccttccttttatagatgtaaggagagggtccaggtgtacaatgggggtgtagctaggcgctaacgtgtccggcagagaggtgccggagccctgtgtacatgccaacgtggctgtcggagaagtgcttgagccctgcgtaggcgataacgtgggcgtcggagaagtgcttgagccctgtagaagtacagctgttggtgctgctgggatcttgctgacgtttccctgcttccgtagggggctgagaaccgctgtcgtcatggacgcatgtgGGGAGCCATCATCActcgttaccggggcgagccagatgggacgccggtcttgttccccgtagcctgagctagctaggggtagggtaatgatgtatcccccatggcgcggtcggtccgagcccaaggtcgggcgaggcggagacttctcccgaggccgagccctgaggtcgggcgaggcggagaccaccttccgaggccgaggttgaggccgagccctggggtcgggcgaggcggagaccaccttccgaggccgaggttgaggccgagccctggggtcgggcgaggcggagcttcctgttgcgcctgaggctgaacttggctgttgtcagcctcatcctggtgggtggcacagcagtcggagcggagcgagcgacgctgttttcctgtcaggtcggtcagtgaaagggcgaagtgactgcggtcacttcgaccttgccgactgaggcacgcgtgtcaggataaggtgtcaggcgatcctcgcattgaatgcgcctgcgattcggtcggttggagaggcgatttggccaaggttgcttctcgacgaagcctactCGAGTTGGGCCTCaggcgtgccgagggtgcgcccactgcctgaggaggccctcgggcaagaCGTAACTTCGTCCAGGACTatagttcccgcccgaggctgggctcgggcgaggcgagatcgcgtcccttgggtagacgaagccttgacctgaaccgcgcccattAGTCTTagcggtttgtgctgatggtggttaccagccgcgtttaggagtgttgggggtacccctaattacggtacccgacaataaTCTAACTTATTTTAATTTAAGTGTTAATTCAAAATAAGTTAAATTATATATGGCCATGTTTGTTTactctctagattatataattcagcTTAAATAAGCGAACAAACAATACAGATTATTAGattgattatataatctagatgccTAAATTATGATAATCCTTAAGCAGGTCATTAGGTGTGTTAtgtcgctagatcggtgagggattggagagggatATCGATGGGCAGGAACACCGGCTGGGGGCCTGTGCCCACGACCTAAGCAAGaagagggtttctcccttctaattcctcacataaataggccggttgactgcccctatctagctagagatcattatctcctaaaaactctcaacaaactactaactgataaccttcctagataatcttaACTAATCtcataaataatctcaactaatcttctaatcttatctctaactatccttatctaatccccttgagggcccatggctgctgctaccgcagcccctccgtgggcctccttaggccctgacactacACCCCTCCTGGACAAGCAGCTCGCCCTCGAGCTGCCGCATAACGGGTGCTCAAAGACCGAGTCTACTTGACCCAAAACCAAACACCTAGAAgacaagccttttacatctcggcttatctTATTATTCTGAATCTGATTTTTTACCCTATAAGATAAGGCGGACACACACGTGTGCAGCCACCTGGATCCCATGGACATCATCTGCAGGAAAGGGGAGCACATGGATGGGAACCTGGAATAGGTCGCAACAATAACCAGCGGAGGCGCCCTCGTGGCGGCCGGTAGCGGAATGTGGTGGCGCTAAATAGTGCGCCCTTATTGATGATGAGGTGAGTGCCTTCCCTACCGCCGCTGCCGTAGAGTTAAAGTTCGTCACCCGCGGGACACGTATCATGCTCGCACTTGGAGATAGCGGCCTGGTGCCACTGCTGATGGTCGTCCGACAGGGTGAGGTCGCGCCAACGTGTGCCGAGGTTAACCGTCACCAAGGCTGCCTCGAGCATCTGTCGGCGCATCTCCCGCACTTTCTGTCGTGCAAGGAAGCCACGAGCAGCAGCTTGTATGCCCACAGTCGCCGACGTCCGGAGGCGTGCGGACAGCGCCAGCTGGTGTTGCTCATGTTGCACTGCTGCCTTGATTTGCAGCAACCCTTGCTCAACCTTCTAGAGTGTGGCTTGCATCTTTGTGAGATCAGCCCTTATGTTGGTCCACAAATCTCCCATCGATGGAGCTGGTGATTGCTGAGTCGTGGCTGCCCCTAGTGGCGTCGCCCATGGGGACGGAGACgccgtcaacgaagatgatgtgatgaaattTGGCGTTGTCCCTGGGGATGGGCACGCCGGCGTCCAGGATGTGGTGACAAAATTGGCAGGCGATGCTGCCCATGGAGATAGGGACGTCAGTTGCCAGGATGGCGTGACGAAGGTGGCATGTGACGCaacccatggagatggggacgtcggttgccaggacggcgtgacgaaggtgacatgcggcgttgtccatggagatggggacgccgATTGCCGCCCAGGATGACGCCGCGAAATTGGCAGCAGAAGCCATGGGATCAGATCGAAACCCAAGCTAGTCGATACCAGATGTTAtgtcgctagatcggtgagggattggagagggatatcgatgggcaggaacgcCGGCCGGGAGCCTgtgcccacggccgagcaagaagagggtttctcccttctaattcctctatgctttatttctcatccattgattacataaataggccggctggctgcccctatctagctagagatccttatctcctaaaaactctcaacaaactactaatTGATAACTTTTCTAGATAATCTTAACTAATCTtttaaataatctcaactaatcttctaatcttatctctaactatccttatctaatcccccttgaGGGCCCATAACTGCTGCTACCGCAACCCTTCCGTGGGCCTTCTTAGGCCCTGACAAGGtgtttatataatctataagctagattatataatccttgAAAGAAACAAACAGGGTTATAATCTAGGCATATTATAATCCTAAGCAAACAAGCCCTTAGTACATTGCTCATTTCCAATCTCTGGTGCCTTATTAAGCTTTATTGATGCCTCTGTGGAGTGTGGAACTAGTACTGTTCCACTAATGGTCTTATATGGTTAGTCTCACCAATGGATGTTCTGATTTCTGAAGATATTGGAGGTCGGCAAAGGTTATTCTTACAGTCCAGCAACAGAGTTACACACCGACAGTATAATGGACTATCAGAACTTAAAAACTATATTGAAAACTATTTTTCGTGTTCATTCAAATAGAGGTATGAAAGCCTTCATAAGACATCAATTTGATTTGATTCAGCATGGCAAGGAAGCATGCACCTTCAGGTGCAAATGACTGGCCATCCTCAATTACTGATAACACAGATAGAAGTGTAAATTTAAATAAGTCAAAATTTACAGAAGAGACTAACAACTGAAATTCAGATTCAGATAGCAATGCTTAGCAAAATGTAAACATGGAATACATAACAACGCAATAAGGGTTGAAATCATGAAGGGACCTTCCTGCAACACTCGCATGAAACGACTTTTGCACATTGCCCTCTTTTTGCGGCTTTCTACTCCTCTTTGTTCCCCCTTAGAGATGGTGGTGGTCTGACCACAATGCTCTGCTTCCATTTCCTATCAAGCTTCCTAGACAATCTTTTATTGATTCCTTGTTCAATTTCCCGCTCTCTTTTCACGGTTAGCATACGAGCAATCTGAAGATAAAAATGTGAGTGAACAGAGAATTCTAAATACATGGTTAACTGGAAAGGAAAAGTGGGAAGTGCAAAATCAGCATTAACTTGACAAATTCCTTTGATCAGACCATGTTAGAGGAACAAAGGTTTTGATCAATCTGCAGCGAATTGTttgttctagttctaggcatgcaTATGTCTAGTCCAGTAAAAAGAAAGTGACAAGTCACTTAAGACAAAGAAGGTGATAAGTGTGATTCCTAATCATCTCGTTGTAAGACATTTGTTTCTATGCCTTGCAGGTCTTTCTCATATGCTGTGAACAATATCCGTATCATTCTGTGGCTTACAAGATTTATCCTTGTAATCAACTAATACAAAAATCAGGCATATAACCTTTTCTTCGTTATGAGTTATGACTTAGTCAGAACTCAAACTATATTAAACTCATTATCACCGAATAATACAGATTATAAAGTGAGCATATGGGGCAGACCCCGTCAACCATATACCATCCATCGTTTGACAAAAGAAACTATCGGTTTGTTTTTCATATAAGTATATCATAGGATCGACACATTTCCACCAAACTATGCAACTTACTCAGCTGAAGTTCCCAGATGAAGTTAACAATCCGTCAATAAAACTCATACAGCAATGGATAGGGAGAATAATGTACCCTCTTGCGCATGCGGCTGAACTCGCTGTTCTTGAACTCCTGGCGCGCCGAGCGCTTAAGGCGGAGCAGGAAAAGCTCCCCCTTGAGGtctaccacctcctcttccatctGTTCCGTCGTCATGGCCCGGATCTCCTCCAGCTCCTGCTCCCTCTTCGCCATCGCGACCATCGCCGCGGCGCGACGCTCCGCTGGCTGCGAGGCCACCGCCAGTCCAGCGAACCGCGTCGCCGTCGCGCCACCTAAGCGGATGGACAGGAATGCCGCGCAAGGAGCCTGAGCGGCGATGCCGCGGGGAATGGAGGCGAGGGGTGACGCCGCGGCAAGAGACATCGTCGCCATCGTTGTTCCGCAGCGCTCGCGTTTTCGCTACCGCAGTTTGGGCTCGAGGATAAGGGTTGGTCTATCCGGTTTTGTCGTAGTGGGGTGCTCGCACCAATCTTGAAGCGTGAGTTCAAGATTTTTTTCCGGAGTTCAAGGCTAGTGTTTATTTCCTTGACTGATTGAAAAAAACTTGGGTTCTTTGGTTACAAGATTCCGTCCAGCTTGTTCGTTTGCTCTCAGTCCATATAGATTGGATAAGATTGAGTAATTTAAATCTCAAACAAGTAAATCTTTTATAATTTTTTTTAATCTTATCTAACTCATGTGCGatagaaataaccgaacaagggatTAGGTGGTGTATCATGAGTTTATTCCACAAATTTGGTAGAATAACTCGTTATtcatattattactaattattagCCTATAAGGATTGAAATGACGATAGATCAACCATTTCCACTCTACAAACAAAACAATAAGTAGTGAGAAGATGGACTACcatattcctcaaaccaaatattATTGGTGTTTCAAAAAAATAGACATTCATGGTTTACCAAATCTCTACTGCCTTTTTATTGTGCACAAGTGGGGGTGGGGGTTTGAACCATGGTTGAGAACTTCACGTTCACACACATCTTCTAGTTAACACTTAACATAGCACACATATTTTTGTGTTTTATATTCTGTACTCAAATATAATATACATATGTTTTTATGAAAAAGTAGGGACAATAAAATCACTTTATATAGGGCCTAGCTCGTCATGCCATCCTTAAGGACCAGACATGGCATAGTGATCAAACCAGGTCGATCGACACAGGTCCAGTAGAAATGGGCTACCGGGCTAAACCGTGCTGGACTACAGGCCACCTAACATACACAACCCATTTAGACATGTATACTTGTACACTAATGATGTGATCGTGAATGCAGACAATTGTGTAATCAAGACAATGGCATGTGCAAATAGAACTATCAGGTGTCAACGCAGCAGAGCTGTCAGATCATTGATTGATCTACATGAGTTTTTGATTTGGTAAATTCAGGATTGGTTAGGTTCAATTCGATATTGTAGTTGTTTGATTAAAGAGGGGGAGACGTTGGTGTAGGTACCCATCGTGACATCATCGTCCTTCATGTCTACTAGGTCTGAAGTCGTGAGGACCCGAATAGGACCCGGACGCCGCCATCCTTGTAAGATGGTTAGAAATTTTGGATGTTAGAACATCTCCAATAGATCCTAATACTTTTAATCCTAAAACTTTTTAGGAAAAAAAGAGAAAAGTAGGCCTCCAAGAGTACCGTATCTTCACCTCCTATCCTATCATAGGCGTAAACGGTACCCTCAGCTCCACAAATATTCATTGTGGCCGCTGGTCCCAATCCACCTTTTTGTTGCTTTTTCCGTGCCAGAG
Proteins encoded:
- the LOC541790 gene encoding large ribosomal subunit protein uL29c codes for the protein MATMSLAAASPLASIPRGIAAQAPCAAFLSIRLGGATATRFAGLAVASQPAERRAAAMVAMAKREQELEEIRAMTTEQMEEEVVDLKGELFLLRLKRSARQEFKNSEFSRMRKRIARMLTVKREREIEQGINKRLSRKLDRKWKQSIVVRPPPSLRGNKEE